One segment of Acidimicrobiales bacterium DNA contains the following:
- the selB gene encoding selenocysteine-specific translation elongation factor, giving the protein MHVVATAGHVDHGKSTLVEALTGTDPDRFAEEKARGLTIDLGFAATTLPSGAALSLVDVPGHVRFLKNMLAGVGAVDACLFVVAATEGWKPQSEEHLRILELLGIGHGVIALTKVGPADEDLVDLARLEIIEQVEGTFLEGAAVVATDAPTGLGLDDLRVALDDLVGVTPTAMDHGRPRLWVDRAFSAKGAGTVVTGTLSGGALRVDDELAIHPAGTAVRVRSLENHHASHLELPPGSRCAVNLVGAAHDEVVRGDVLVRSDQWHHTTVFDASLQVLERLDHPVSRRGAHVLYLGSGEHPVRMRILGPDALEPGSEGSVRIHLPRPLPLLPGDRFVLRESGRSETVGGGEVLDVDPTEKASAARPDRSVDRVVKERGWVDADELERLTGERRDPDVDRWVVNPEMLHGTLERLRDAVDSVGPLGLELSRLNPFERAVAGLLGDAVIEAGRLVPVGAVDPLADHPFVAALAASPFTPPGPDGVDRGELRELVRRGDLIEVEGIFYSASAIDAAARLAARLLVDDPDGFTVSVFREAAGNTRKHAMPLLSHLDSTGITRRRGDVRIAGPRLPVL; this is encoded by the coding sequence GTGCACGTCGTTGCCACGGCGGGCCACGTCGACCACGGCAAGTCGACCCTCGTCGAAGCCCTGACGGGAACCGATCCCGACCGGTTCGCAGAAGAGAAGGCCCGGGGCCTGACCATCGACCTGGGGTTCGCAGCCACCACGTTGCCCTCGGGGGCCGCCCTGTCGCTAGTCGACGTCCCTGGCCACGTTCGGTTCCTTAAGAACATGCTGGCCGGGGTGGGTGCCGTGGACGCCTGCCTATTCGTGGTGGCGGCCACCGAGGGCTGGAAACCCCAGTCCGAGGAACACCTGCGGATCCTCGAACTACTGGGCATCGGCCACGGCGTGATCGCCCTGACCAAGGTCGGCCCGGCCGACGAGGACCTGGTCGACCTGGCCCGTCTGGAGATCATCGAGCAGGTGGAGGGCACGTTTCTCGAAGGGGCCGCGGTGGTGGCCACCGACGCACCGACCGGGCTCGGCCTCGACGATCTGCGAGTCGCCCTCGACGACCTGGTGGGCGTTACGCCCACCGCTATGGACCACGGCAGGCCCCGTCTGTGGGTCGACCGTGCCTTCTCCGCCAAAGGTGCCGGCACCGTCGTCACCGGCACTCTCTCCGGTGGTGCCCTGCGGGTCGACGATGAGTTAGCCATCCACCCCGCGGGTACCGCTGTCCGGGTGCGATCACTAGAGAATCACCACGCCAGCCACCTCGAGTTGCCTCCCGGTAGCCGGTGTGCGGTCAACCTGGTCGGGGCCGCCCATGACGAGGTGGTCCGCGGTGACGTACTCGTTCGATCTGACCAGTGGCACCACACGACGGTGTTCGACGCCTCACTCCAGGTGCTGGAGCGGCTCGACCACCCGGTCTCAAGACGAGGCGCCCACGTCCTCTACCTCGGCTCGGGTGAGCACCCGGTGAGGATGCGCATCCTCGGCCCCGATGCCCTCGAGCCAGGATCCGAGGGTTCGGTCCGGATCCACCTGCCCCGACCACTTCCCCTACTGCCAGGTGACCGGTTCGTCCTACGCGAATCGGGTCGGTCGGAGACGGTGGGCGGGGGCGAGGTACTCGACGTAGATCCGACCGAAAAGGCCTCCGCCGCCCGACCCGACCGCTCCGTGGACCGGGTGGTGAAAGAGCGGGGCTGGGTGGACGCCGACGAGTTGGAACGACTCACCGGTGAACGTAGAGATCCTGACGTCGACCGTTGGGTCGTCAATCCCGAGATGCTCCATGGGACGCTCGAAAGGCTGCGAGACGCCGTTGATTCCGTCGGTCCGCTGGGTCTCGAACTGTCTCGGCTGAATCCCTTTGAGCGGGCCGTCGCCGGGCTTCTAGGAGATGCGGTGATCGAAGCTGGCCGGCTGGTTCCGGTGGGAGCCGTCGATCCGCTGGCCGACCACCCGTTCGTGGCCGCCCTGGCTGCCTCACCGTTCACCCCACCTGGACCGGACGGGGTCGACCGCGGCGAGCTACGGGAACTGGTCCGACGCGGCGACCTGATCGAAGTGGAGGGAATCTTCTATTCCGCCTCGGCCATCGATGCGGCCGCCCGGCTGGCCGCCCGGCTACTGGTCGACGATCCCGACGGATTCACCGTCTCGGTATTCCGGGAGGCGGCGGGCAACACCCGTAAGCACGCCATGCCGTTGTTGTCCCATCTAGACAGCACCGGCATAACCAGACGGCGCGGCGACGTCCGGATCGCCGGCCCACGCCTCCCCGTTCTCTGA
- a CDS encoding Mrp/NBP35 family ATP-binding protein — MEPEPGDETLPGGTSPTEADVLGVLRGVIDPELGTDIVELGMARAVAIDDDGRVDVTIALTTSGCPLRAQIQRDVRARVADLPGVSSVHLSWDELNAEEKATAMARARFNVSRNAPDTEVPATTKVLMVASGKGGVGKSSVTVNLAAAMAARGMTVGVMDADIWGFSIPRMLGVEGRLGGSPEVGKIDPIEVPIGDGVVKVVSMGLLVDNEESALMWRGLILNRAVQHFCEDVAWGPMDYLLIDMPPGTGDVQMGLAKMLPQAEMVVVTTPALAAQKVAVRVANMGRANYLRIVGVVENMSAYVAPDGSRHELFGAGGGGALAQQVGAPLLGSIPLDGAVATAGDTGRPISLGEGPAADAYREIVEHIVTEAAPPVDMAGCSARLLAAAEDALDAAGA; from the coding sequence ATGGAGCCTGAACCCGGGGATGAAACGCTTCCGGGCGGCACCAGTCCGACCGAGGCCGATGTCCTCGGCGTGCTCCGGGGCGTCATCGATCCCGAGTTGGGCACCGACATCGTCGAGTTGGGCATGGCCCGTGCCGTGGCTATCGACGACGACGGTCGAGTCGACGTCACCATTGCCCTGACCACCTCGGGTTGTCCTCTCCGTGCCCAGATCCAACGCGACGTCCGGGCCCGGGTTGCCGACCTGCCCGGCGTGTCGTCAGTCCACCTCTCGTGGGATGAACTCAACGCCGAAGAGAAGGCCACGGCCATGGCCCGGGCCCGATTCAACGTGAGCCGCAACGCCCCCGACACCGAGGTGCCGGCGACCACCAAGGTCCTGATGGTGGCCTCGGGCAAGGGAGGCGTCGGCAAGTCGTCAGTGACCGTGAACCTGGCTGCCGCCATGGCCGCCCGGGGCATGACCGTCGGCGTCATGGATGCCGACATCTGGGGCTTCTCGATACCACGCATGCTGGGCGTCGAGGGTCGCCTCGGTGGGTCTCCCGAGGTTGGCAAGATCGACCCCATTGAGGTCCCAATCGGGGACGGCGTCGTGAAGGTCGTGTCGATGGGGCTTCTCGTCGACAACGAGGAGTCGGCCCTCATGTGGCGGGGCCTGATCCTGAACCGGGCCGTCCAGCACTTCTGCGAAGACGTGGCCTGGGGCCCGATGGACTACCTGCTGATCGACATGCCGCCAGGTACCGGGGACGTACAGATGGGTCTAGCCAAGATGCTCCCGCAGGCCGAGATGGTGGTGGTGACCACACCGGCCCTGGCCGCCCAGAAGGTGGCCGTGCGGGTGGCCAACATGGGGCGGGCCAACTACCTGCGAATCGTCGGAGTGGTCGAGAACATGAGTGCCTACGTGGCACCCGACGGCAGCCGCCATGAACTGTTCGGCGCCGGAGGCGGTGGCGCTCTGGCCCAGCAGGTCGGAGCCCCACTGCTCGGAAGCATCCCGCTGGACGGGGCGGTGGCTACCGCCGGCGATACCGGTCGCCCAATCTCCCTCGGCGAGGGTCCGGCGGCCGATGCCTACCGGGAGATCGTGGAACACATCGTCACCGAGGCGGCTCCACCGGTAGACATGGCGGGCTGCAGCGCCCGGCTTCTGGCCGCCGCCGAGGACGCTCTGGACGCCGCCGGGGCCTGA
- a CDS encoding anti-sigma factor antagonist (This anti-anti-sigma factor, or anti-sigma factor antagonist, belongs to a family that includes characterized members SpoIIAA, RsbV, RsfA, and RsfB.), producing the protein MLEITVERHDGYVLCRPAGELDAYTVAQFRESLTDLSVEAFILVDLSDVPFMDSAGLGALIGGIRRARENDGDVAVACNRPALIRLLHTTGFDRIVPVRETVEEAALALGEAGT; encoded by the coding sequence ATGCTTGAGATCACGGTCGAACGACATGATGGCTATGTCCTGTGCCGACCAGCCGGGGAACTCGACGCCTACACGGTGGCTCAGTTCAGGGAGTCGTTGACCGATTTGTCTGTCGAGGCCTTCATCCTGGTCGATCTCTCCGATGTCCCGTTCATGGACTCCGCTGGCCTAGGTGCGCTCATCGGTGGTATCCGACGTGCCCGGGAGAACGACGGAGACGTGGCCGTGGCGTGCAATCGCCCGGCGTTGATTCGCTTGCTGCACACCACCGGCTTTGATCGGATCGTGCCAGTGCGTGAAACCGTCGAGGAGGCCGCACTGGCGCTCGGCGAGGCTGGTACCTGA
- a CDS encoding PD-(D/E)XK nuclease family protein: protein MVTRREVRLSPSSLNYEDRRCDRCFAEAVNGETWPQGPFPGIFSKLDSQQRRYFADRPTSDVDDGLPPGTLHNGGRVQSAPHTIGGVDFTIRGSMDALLRFDDGSVGVVDFKSSTASPQLGDAYRPQLAAYQWALSKPASGDPETVSVAGLLVFAPEEMVDTEKGRAYLVSSTWIPVEIEDGWFQRFLERLVPLIKSPGRAPTRSGCEWCLLRNRLTA, encoded by the coding sequence ATGGTGACCAGACGGGAAGTCCGGCTCTCGCCGAGCAGCCTGAACTACGAAGACCGCCGATGTGACCGGTGCTTCGCTGAAGCAGTCAACGGTGAAACCTGGCCCCAGGGGCCGTTCCCGGGGATCTTCTCCAAGCTCGACAGCCAGCAACGCCGATACTTCGCCGACCGTCCGACTTCGGACGTCGACGACGGCCTGCCCCCGGGGACACTCCACAACGGAGGACGGGTCCAGTCGGCGCCCCACACCATTGGCGGCGTTGACTTCACCATCCGCGGGAGCATGGACGCCCTCCTGAGGTTCGACGACGGCTCGGTCGGCGTCGTCGACTTCAAGTCGAGCACCGCGTCCCCCCAGCTCGGCGACGCCTACCGGCCACAACTCGCCGCCTACCAGTGGGCTCTTAGCAAGCCGGCCTCCGGGGACCCCGAAACGGTCTCCGTGGCAGGGCTCCTCGTGTTCGCCCCCGAGGAGATGGTCGATACCGAAAAGGGCCGCGCCTACCTCGTTTCGAGCACCTGGATCCCCGTAGAGATCGAGGACGGATGGTTTCAAAGGTTCCTTGAGCGGCTCGTGCCCCTCATCAAATCCCCAGGCCGGGCCCCAACAAGGTCCGGCTGCGAATGGTGCCTCCTGCGGAATCGGCTGACGGCCTGA
- a CDS encoding NfeD family protein → MRYLFPLSLFRRVLVGLLSMTAVIVLGAPTAGAHSEHEDGVHTPPAVVDVVEVHGFLDPVLVDMLADVLESLDPVETVAVVFQVDSTTSVVDEAELVRLAELIVAAPVPVSFWVGPSGAEATGPMARLVALGDDIGIAPGAHLGALGESVLGGGFGLPFGLPVDTDLVDRAVGYEEAIERGLARSAPVLLEQLVGVPGFEVRTVDGDDGPSVQPVTPTRFRQLDVVAQFFHTVASPAVAYLLLLIGMGLLVFELYTAGVGIAGVIGAGCFLLSTYGLGVLPARGWAVGVLVFAFVGFAIDVQAGVPRLWSIIGTIALVAGSVFLFEGQSFSWITLAVGLLGTVAGVVGGMPTMVRTRFSTPTIGREWIIGEEGTAEDELSPNGTVRVRDAVWRATTNRATPVEPGGDIRVTGVDGLWLEVEPVDGAARDYRRR, encoded by the coding sequence ATGCGATACCTCTTTCCGCTCTCCCTTTTCCGACGTGTGCTCGTTGGCCTGCTGTCCATGACGGCCGTCATCGTGTTGGGCGCGCCGACCGCTGGCGCGCATTCCGAACACGAGGACGGGGTGCATACCCCGCCGGCCGTAGTCGATGTCGTGGAGGTCCATGGCTTCTTAGACCCGGTACTGGTCGACATGCTGGCCGACGTCCTGGAGTCCCTCGATCCAGTCGAAACGGTGGCCGTGGTCTTCCAGGTCGACAGCACTACTTCGGTGGTCGATGAGGCCGAACTGGTTCGTCTCGCCGAACTGATCGTCGCCGCACCGGTACCGGTCTCGTTTTGGGTCGGCCCGTCGGGCGCTGAGGCCACCGGGCCGATGGCCCGACTGGTCGCCCTTGGCGACGACATCGGCATCGCGCCGGGTGCTCACCTCGGGGCACTGGGCGAGTCCGTGTTGGGCGGTGGCTTCGGCCTTCCTTTCGGCCTGCCCGTCGATACTGATCTGGTGGACCGGGCCGTGGGCTACGAGGAGGCCATCGAACGGGGCCTGGCTCGCTCTGCACCGGTGCTCCTAGAACAGCTGGTGGGCGTGCCCGGCTTCGAGGTCCGAACGGTTGACGGCGACGATGGCCCTTCGGTCCAGCCGGTCACCCCGACCCGCTTTCGTCAACTCGACGTCGTGGCACAGTTCTTCCATACGGTGGCCAGCCCGGCGGTGGCGTACCTGCTCCTGCTGATCGGCATGGGTCTGCTGGTCTTCGAGTTGTACACGGCTGGGGTGGGCATCGCCGGTGTCATCGGCGCCGGGTGTTTCCTCCTTTCGACCTATGGCCTCGGCGTGCTCCCTGCTCGGGGTTGGGCGGTGGGCGTCCTCGTCTTCGCTTTCGTGGGTTTCGCTATCGACGTCCAGGCCGGTGTACCGCGTCTCTGGTCGATCATCGGAACAATCGCCCTGGTAGCCGGCTCGGTGTTCCTCTTCGAGGGACAGTCCTTCTCTTGGATCACTCTGGCCGTCGGCCTGTTGGGCACGGTGGCTGGTGTGGTGGGCGGAATGCCGACCATGGTCCGGACCCGGTTCTCAACACCCACCATCGGTCGGGAGTGGATCATCGGCGAGGAGGGGACTGCCGAGGACGAGCTCTCGCCCAATGGCACTGTCCGGGTGCGCGACGCCGTGTGGCGGGCCACCACCAACCGGGCCACCCCGGTGGAACCCGGTGGCGACATCCGGGTGACCGGGGTTGACGGCTTGTGGCTGGAGGTCGAGCCTGTCGACGGCGCCGCCCGCGACTATCGACGTCGCTGA
- a CDS encoding WhiB family transcriptional regulator, whose translation MPVNGNFREWQVKAACRGPQAVVFYPPGSGEGRDEKRLRELRAKAICDRCVVVGRCLEFAVGRGETHGIWGGTNESERRVLLEI comes from the coding sequence ATGCCGGTTAACGGCAACTTCCGAGAGTGGCAGGTGAAGGCAGCTTGTCGAGGACCGCAGGCCGTGGTGTTCTACCCGCCGGGCAGCGGTGAGGGCCGAGACGAGAAGCGTCTTCGGGAACTCCGGGCCAAGGCGATCTGTGATCGCTGTGTGGTGGTCGGACGGTGTCTCGAGTTCGCTGTGGGCCGTGGCGAAACCCATGGAATCTGGGGTGGTACCAATGAGTCTGAACGTCGGGTGCTGCTCGAGATCTGA
- a CDS encoding FxsA family protein, with translation MLLILFLVFVVTPIVELAVIVQVAGSTGVLNTIGLLVLVSVVGAWLVRREGLGILRRAQAEAAQGRIPGREIVDGLLVLGAGALMLTPGFVTDAVGLALLFPPTRAVIRAMTTRRLTRSMASGGTTFRYGWRGEDPSSGGIIDAGSWEDGTPDGLDEPGRLD, from the coding sequence GTGCTCCTGATCCTGTTCCTGGTGTTCGTAGTGACACCGATCGTGGAGTTGGCCGTCATCGTTCAGGTAGCGGGCTCGACCGGGGTACTGAACACCATTGGGTTGCTGGTGCTGGTCAGTGTGGTGGGCGCGTGGCTCGTAAGACGTGAGGGCCTCGGCATCCTGCGTCGGGCCCAGGCGGAGGCGGCTCAGGGCCGGATCCCCGGCCGCGAGATCGTCGACGGTCTGCTGGTTCTGGGTGCCGGTGCTCTCATGCTCACCCCGGGGTTCGTAACCGATGCTGTTGGCCTGGCCCTGCTGTTTCCGCCGACACGGGCCGTGATACGGGCCATGACCACCCGCCGGCTGACTCGTTCGATGGCCAGCGGGGGTACCACCTTTCGGTACGGGTGGCGTGGCGAGGATCCCTCGTCCGGAGGAATCATCGACGCCGGCTCCTGGGAGGACGGGACTCCCGACGGACTGGACGAGCCAGGTCGGCTCGACTGA
- the selA gene encoding L-seryl-tRNA(Sec) selenium transferase, which produces MTRPSESSPGPASDRPPSVDRLARSLADIGLPHPLLVDAARTAVAEAVAAGEPASALVRARELAEATARALLSDVVNATGVLLHTNLGRAPWSPSSGDDRRYTTLEFDLASGSRGSRQDRAPALLARACGAEAAMVVNNCASAVLLVLAALAAGRGVVVSRGEMVEIGGGFRIPNVMAQSGARLVEVGTTNRTRIGDFSAAIASDPDVALTLSVHRSNYRIEGFTESASVAELAALDVPVVADIGSGLLDAACPWLADGPPGWLANEPAARQTLEAGAALVTFSGDKLLGGPQAGIIAGRADLIEACAAHPLARALRPGSLVLQSLQDLALAYLTRDGWSIPFWRMATEPISDLRARAERIAANLTPDLVADTVAVPGGGTLPGVEIPSVGLVLAGDRVAELRAGSPPVVARVTDHSTVLDLRTVHPDDDDVIAAALAGLTPEPTPVQTTTNRTPSSDRR; this is translated from the coding sequence ATGACCCGCCCCTCAGAAAGTTCCCCCGGCCCGGCCTCTGACCGGCCCCCCAGCGTCGACCGTCTGGCCCGATCGCTGGCCGACATCGGCCTGCCCCACCCCCTACTGGTCGACGCGGCCCGCACCGCGGTGGCCGAAGCGGTGGCCGCGGGCGAACCGGCCAGTGCCCTGGTTCGGGCCCGCGAGCTGGCTGAGGCCACGGCCCGGGCCCTCCTGTCCGACGTGGTCAACGCCACCGGCGTGCTGTTGCATACCAATCTGGGCCGGGCACCCTGGAGCCCTTCTTCAGGCGACGATCGGCGCTACACGACGCTGGAGTTCGATCTGGCTAGTGGTTCACGGGGTTCTCGGCAAGATCGGGCCCCCGCGCTGCTGGCCCGGGCGTGCGGCGCCGAGGCCGCCATGGTGGTCAACAACTGCGCATCCGCTGTCTTGCTCGTGCTGGCTGCTCTGGCTGCCGGGCGGGGAGTGGTGGTGTCACGCGGCGAGATGGTCGAGATTGGTGGCGGCTTCCGGATCCCCAACGTGATGGCCCAGTCGGGTGCCCGTCTGGTCGAAGTCGGGACTACCAACCGGACCCGCATCGGTGACTTTTCGGCCGCCATCGCGTCCGACCCCGACGTGGCCCTGACCTTGTCCGTCCACCGGTCCAACTACCGGATCGAAGGCTTCACCGAGTCGGCGTCGGTGGCTGAACTGGCTGCTCTAGACGTGCCGGTAGTGGCCGACATCGGGTCGGGCCTGTTGGATGCCGCCTGCCCGTGGTTGGCTGACGGTCCACCGGGGTGGCTGGCCAACGAGCCGGCAGCCCGTCAGACACTGGAGGCCGGAGCGGCGTTGGTGACGTTCTCGGGCGACAAGCTGCTGGGCGGACCCCAGGCTGGGATCATCGCCGGTCGAGCCGACCTCATCGAGGCGTGCGCCGCTCATCCGTTGGCCCGGGCCCTTCGCCCGGGAAGCCTCGTGCTGCAGTCTCTTCAGGACCTGGCACTGGCCTATCTAACCCGGGACGGCTGGTCCATTCCGTTCTGGCGTATGGCCACCGAGCCAATCTCCGACCTGCGGGCCCGCGCGGAACGGATCGCTGCCAATCTGACACCCGATCTGGTCGCCGACACGGTGGCCGTGCCTGGCGGGGGAACACTGCCCGGCGTGGAGATCCCTTCGGTCGGACTGGTCCTCGCCGGTGACCGGGTGGCTGAGTTGCGTGCCGGTTCACCCCCCGTGGTGGCCCGGGTGACTGACCATTCCACCGTGCTTGACCTCCGGACCGTGCATCCTGACGATGACGACGTGATCGCTGCAGCCCTCGCCGGCCTGACACCCGAGCCGACCCCCGTGCAGACAACTACCAACCGCACCCCCTCCAGCGACAGGCGCTGA
- a CDS encoding response regulator, producing the protein MSETAASPTDTLTVLVATDADHVHDEVDAALEGDHTVIRVHTGAEVLAAVAAHGPAMVVLDLQIGNMGGMATCMDLRLEQRADRIPEQRIVMLLDRDADVFLAQQAEADAWMVKPVDALILRRTARDLLAT; encoded by the coding sequence ATGAGCGAGACCGCTGCCTCACCGACGGATACTTTGACGGTTCTCGTGGCCACCGATGCCGACCACGTCCACGACGAGGTGGATGCTGCTCTGGAGGGCGACCACACGGTGATCCGAGTGCACACCGGAGCCGAGGTGCTGGCCGCGGTGGCCGCCCACGGACCGGCGATGGTGGTGCTCGACCTCCAGATCGGAAACATGGGTGGCATGGCCACTTGTATGGACCTTCGCCTCGAGCAGCGGGCCGATCGGATCCCCGAGCAACGGATCGTGATGCTCCTGGACCGCGATGCGGATGTCTTCCTGGCACAGCAGGCCGAGGCAGACGCCTGGATGGTCAAGCCGGTCGACGCCCTCATCTTGCGACGCACCGCCCGCGATTTACTCGCCACCTGA
- the erpA gene encoding iron-sulfur cluster insertion protein ErpA: MITLTDDATTKVGQLIAGESEEGLALRVAVRPGGCSGFSYEMYFDTERAEDDLEKAYGDVRVVVDQSSAQLLEGATLDYKDGLNEAGFSIDNPNAQRTCGCGQSFS, encoded by the coding sequence ATGATCACGTTGACCGACGATGCCACCACCAAGGTGGGTCAGCTCATCGCTGGTGAATCTGAAGAGGGCCTGGCTCTGCGGGTGGCCGTTCGCCCCGGTGGGTGCTCGGGCTTCAGCTACGAGATGTACTTCGATACTGAGCGGGCCGAGGACGACCTAGAAAAGGCTTACGGCGACGTGCGAGTGGTGGTCGACCAGTCGAGCGCCCAACTGCTCGAGGGCGCCACGCTGGACTACAAGGACGGCCTGAACGAGGCCGGGTTCTCAATCGACAACCCGAACGCCCAGCGAACCTGCGGCTGCGGTCAGTCATTCAGCTGA
- a CDS encoding DUF1810 family protein, whose translation MEPTQISFPDILRAFPRLERYLAKHRQAKGGFKDALRQIHEGKKHEHWIWWILPQIFGEVSHHGKGSDGSSTSQEFALESLYEAIAFLCHPELGKHYFACIQAIRDQVEPRGRNGGQGRTLNEIFGETDAKKVRCSVTLFRRLAGWCYALSPASYATLIANCDAILVAASRDGHRSCDHVSKLYRQLEESLEDPQNRAKMQEMFPVECVHCGDSVWPPDHNWRFVHNWCVEENALTWPAVWRRPGIYQYSITSEFESGAAIPDSLVFTANDVEPVDEIPRNRLYVGPPPARHESQKSRQDWLQNLAPEDDVPLEDLGLDPTLASFLEGNDIRGVAQLVSRTEEELMAIRHLGSGKAAKIRAGLERFGWRLGEVSSFPTGRSELRSALADQAQRAEYKQREAKGLVWPLVSDGSSIHRIVESTGLSEAVVREARNAWMVEQRIAGASNRAIGKTVGMSAEAVRRSIKRVGKLDSGHIRELRAERLKGSIRETVTSMPGSSLDEIAEKAGVSRIDVRRNLDRLGTKLVWGQGTSPKVKNWSDEQLLQALQAASTRSTPLTVAAYDELVTLEQIKGPTGQVFYLRFGSWKEACEAAGVQCGESARDNYTRKWSEIELREFVVKFLFSPEHDGSLVEFQQWLKKRPEAPSVATIRNHLGHWDSMKKKAIEEIVASGRLDELCALCDAGEERTLAAEEAQR comes from the coding sequence GTGGAGCCAACTCAGATCTCCTTCCCGGACATTCTTCGAGCCTTCCCGCGTCTCGAGCGATACCTGGCCAAGCATCGGCAAGCAAAGGGCGGCTTCAAGGACGCGCTCCGCCAGATCCACGAAGGCAAAAAGCATGAGCATTGGATCTGGTGGATTCTGCCCCAGATCTTTGGCGAGGTTTCCCACCACGGAAAGGGCAGCGACGGTTCATCCACCTCGCAGGAGTTCGCCCTCGAGAGTCTCTATGAAGCGATCGCGTTCCTCTGCCACCCTGAACTCGGAAAGCACTACTTCGCTTGCATTCAGGCGATCCGTGATCAGGTCGAACCCCGGGGACGCAATGGCGGCCAGGGCCGCACTCTCAATGAAATCTTCGGCGAAACCGACGCCAAGAAGGTTCGTTGCTCCGTCACGCTGTTTCGACGGCTGGCTGGCTGGTGCTATGCCCTTTCGCCAGCGAGCTACGCCACCCTGATAGCCAACTGTGACGCGATCTTGGTCGCGGCGTCGCGCGACGGCCATCGCTCCTGCGACCACGTCTCGAAGCTCTACCGGCAACTCGAGGAATCGCTGGAGGACCCCCAGAACCGAGCCAAGATGCAAGAAATGTTTCCGGTCGAGTGCGTCCACTGTGGCGACTCCGTGTGGCCTCCCGACCACAATTGGCGCTTCGTGCACAATTGGTGCGTTGAGGAGAATGCCCTGACTTGGCCTGCGGTCTGGCGGCGGCCCGGGATATATCAGTATTCAATTACGTCGGAGTTCGAGAGCGGGGCCGCGATTCCCGATTCGCTGGTGTTCACGGCCAACGATGTCGAGCCTGTGGACGAGATTCCCCGCAACCGGCTTTATGTCGGACCTCCACCTGCCCGCCACGAGTCTCAGAAAAGCCGCCAAGACTGGCTACAGAACCTCGCGCCGGAAGACGACGTGCCACTCGAAGACTTGGGCCTCGACCCCACGCTCGCGAGCTTCCTGGAAGGAAACGACATCCGGGGGGTCGCACAGCTTGTCTCGCGCACCGAAGAAGAGTTGATGGCGATCAGACACCTCGGTTCCGGGAAGGCAGCAAAGATACGAGCTGGGCTTGAACGCTTCGGTTGGCGACTAGGCGAAGTCAGCAGCTTCCCGACGGGCCGAAGCGAACTGCGCTCTGCGTTGGCAGATCAGGCACAACGAGCGGAATACAAACAACGGGAAGCAAAAGGCCTGGTCTGGCCCCTGGTGTCGGACGGATCCAGCATTCACCGCATCGTCGAGTCGACGGGGCTCTCAGAAGCTGTGGTTAGAGAAGCTCGAAACGCTTGGATGGTCGAGCAAAGGATCGCTGGGGCGAGCAACCGAGCGATCGGCAAAACGGTCGGCATGTCTGCCGAAGCTGTGCGACGTTCAATCAAGCGGGTAGGCAAACTTGACAGTGGCCACATTCGCGAACTGAGAGCAGAGAGGCTCAAAGGGTCAATTCGCGAGACAGTCACTTCCATGCCGGGATCGAGTCTCGACGAGATCGCTGAGAAAGCGGGCGTCAGTCGAATCGACGTGCGCCGCAATCTCGATCGGCTGGGCACCAAGCTTGTTTGGGGCCAGGGAACCTCACCGAAGGTAAAGAACTGGTCGGACGAACAACTTCTGCAAGCACTCCAGGCCGCATCTACCAGATCGACACCGCTGACCGTTGCCGCCTACGACGAATTGGTGACTCTGGAACAAATCAAGGGCCCCACTGGTCAGGTCTTCTACCTGCGATTCGGGTCCTGGAAAGAGGCGTGCGAAGCAGCTGGCGTCCAATGCGGAGAATCTGCTCGCGACAACTACACCCGCAAGTGGTCTGAGATCGAACTAAGGGAGTTCGTCGTCAAGTTTCTGTTCTCGCCAGAGCACGACGGGTCGCTCGTCGAGTTCCAGCAATGGCTAAAGAAACGGCCAGAAGCCCCATCTGTCGCAACTATCCGCAACCACCTCGGCCATTGGGACTCGATGAAAAAGAAAGCCATCGAAGAGATCGTTGCTTCTGGGCGCCTTGACGAGCTGTGCGCCCTCTGCGACGCCGGCGAGGAGCGGACCCTGGCAGCGGAAGAGGCTCAGCGGTGA